In one window of Paraflavitalea soli DNA:
- a CDS encoding glycoside hydrolase family 35 protein, whose protein sequence is MMSRWIVLVLAVVCMQQVAVAQAKRAFSYNEEHFLLDGKPFQMISGEIHYPRVPRQAWRHRLKMAKAMGLNTIGTYVFWNVHEPQKGVYDFSGNNDIAAFVKMAKEEGLWVILRPSPYVCAEWEFGGYPYWLQNIQGLKVRSTEPQYLQAYKNYIHQVGKQLAPYLINHGGNILLVQLENEYGSYGSDKEYLKINQQLFVEAGFDCLLYTCDPAKDVAKGYLPGLLPAVNGLDKPEQIKTLVRKYNNGKGPFFVAEWYPAWFDWWGVQHHTVKAENYANQLDNLLAAGMSVNMYMFHGGTTRGFMNGANCYDTGFYEPQVSSYDYDAPLDEAGNATPKFMLFRNAIQKNLPAGQELPAVPVAKPAIAIPAISFQQVADIFSVLPKPVQARHPLTFEALNQPYGFVLYRTQQTGGRKGMLSIKELRDYGIVMINGKRVGVLDRRLKQDSLLVDLPAGKVTIDILVENLGRINFGPNLLKNEKGITSRVSFNGQELTGWQMYSLPFDNINKLSINGSKAATEVPVVKKAVFNLSHTGDTYLDMRQWGKGCVWINGHHLGRYWSIGPQQTLYVPAEWLRKGSNEVVVLELLATRQNTLNSLDKPILDVLTP, encoded by the coding sequence ATGATGAGCAGATGGATTGTATTGGTGTTAGCTGTTGTATGCATGCAGCAGGTAGCTGTGGCACAGGCTAAACGTGCGTTCTCTTACAATGAGGAACATTTTTTATTGGATGGCAAGCCCTTTCAGATGATCAGTGGAGAGATCCATTATCCCCGTGTGCCCCGGCAGGCCTGGCGGCATCGCCTGAAAATGGCGAAAGCCATGGGGTTGAATACCATTGGTACCTACGTGTTCTGGAATGTGCACGAGCCGCAAAAAGGCGTATATGATTTTTCCGGCAACAATGATATAGCCGCTTTTGTAAAAATGGCAAAGGAAGAAGGGCTCTGGGTTATTCTAAGGCCCAGCCCCTACGTGTGTGCTGAATGGGAATTTGGCGGTTATCCTTATTGGCTGCAAAACATCCAAGGGCTGAAGGTACGCAGTACAGAACCGCAATACCTGCAGGCCTATAAAAATTACATTCACCAGGTAGGCAAGCAACTGGCTCCTTATCTCATCAACCACGGAGGCAATATCCTGCTGGTACAGTTGGAAAATGAATATGGATCTTATGGGTCCGACAAAGAATACCTAAAGATCAATCAGCAGCTTTTTGTAGAAGCAGGATTTGACTGCCTCCTCTACACCTGCGATCCGGCAAAAGATGTGGCCAAAGGTTACCTGCCGGGGCTATTGCCTGCAGTGAACGGCCTGGATAAACCAGAGCAGATAAAAACCCTGGTGAGAAAGTACAACAATGGCAAGGGACCTTTTTTTGTGGCAGAGTGGTATCCTGCCTGGTTCGATTGGTGGGGTGTACAACACCACACCGTGAAGGCTGAGAATTATGCCAATCAATTGGATAACCTGCTCGCTGCAGGCATGTCGGTGAACATGTATATGTTTCATGGCGGCACCACCCGCGGATTCATGAATGGCGCCAATTGTTACGATACCGGTTTCTATGAACCGCAGGTGAGCAGTTATGATTATGACGCACCGCTGGATGAAGCCGGCAACGCAACACCCAAGTTCATGCTGTTCAGGAATGCCATACAAAAGAACTTACCGGCAGGCCAGGAATTACCCGCAGTACCCGTAGCCAAACCAGCCATCGCCATACCGGCAATTTCTTTCCAACAGGTAGCTGATATCTTCTCCGTATTACCCAAACCCGTACAGGCCCGGCACCCGCTCACTTTCGAAGCACTCAACCAACCATATGGTTTTGTATTGTACCGCACCCAACAAACAGGTGGCAGAAAGGGCATGCTGAGCATTAAAGAGCTGCGTGATTATGGCATCGTGATGATCAATGGCAAAAGGGTAGGGGTACTTGACAGAAGGCTCAAGCAGGACAGCCTGTTGGTAGACCTTCCTGCGGGCAAGGTAACCATCGATATCCTCGTAGAGAACCTGGGGCGTATCAATTTCGGTCCCAATTTATTAAAGAATGAAAAGGGCATCACTTCCCGCGTATCTTTCAATGGGCAGGAGCTGACCGGGTGGCAAATGTATTCCCTTCCTTTCGACAATATCAATAAGTTATCCATCAACGGATCGAAGGCTGCTACAGAAGTACCTGTAGTGAAGAAAGCCGTATTTAACTTGTCCCATACAGGCGATACCTACCTCGACATGCGGCAATGGGGCAAAGGATGCGTATGGATCAATGGCCATCACCTTGGCCGCTACTGGTCCATTGGTCCACAGCAAACCTTGTACGTCCCGGCAGAGTGGCTCAGGAAAGGCAGTAATGAAGTGGTAGTATTGGAGTTGCTCGCTACCCGTCAAAACACGTTGAACAGTTTGGACAAGCCTATTCTTGATGTACTTACTCCATAA
- a CDS encoding glycoside hydrolase has translation MIQLKGKLFVPVLGLLYQGMAMAQSANAPLTLTIDVNKTYQTIHNFSASDAWSCQFVGNWPDAKRNAMADWLFSMDTAANGNPRGIGLSMWRFNLGAGSSEQGSASGIRDEWRRAESFLEADGSYNWNKQAAQQWFLKAAKARGVNDFLAFYNSPPVAFTKNKLAFAAVKGQCNIDSANYQAFANYTLKALEGIKKRTGIHFNYISPVNEPQWDWSDGGQEGCPYTNQQISGVVKALSNALQQNRSATKILITEAGHIKYLLKDDDKPGKGNQLNDLLQPASASYVGNLPSLAPVIAAHSYFSTSPYPASVALRKQLAERVASVKGLSFWQSEYCILGDNDGEINGNKRDTGMRPALYLARTIHTDLAVANAAAWQWWVAISPYNYKDGLIYIDQHKTDGNFYDSKMLWALGNYSRFIRPGMQRVEASLPGADSTCFVSAFQDARNKKTVVVIVNTGTASQAIELATLAGKKTKRITQLETYTTSVGQKLARQHVSGPLQVAPESIVTLVFNNK, from the coding sequence ATGATCCAGCTCAAAGGCAAGCTATTCGTACCAGTTCTCGGTTTATTGTACCAGGGTATGGCCATGGCGCAGTCGGCAAATGCTCCGCTTACCCTTACCATCGATGTCAATAAAACCTATCAAACCATTCACAATTTCTCAGCTTCCGATGCCTGGTCCTGCCAGTTTGTGGGCAATTGGCCCGATGCTAAAAGGAATGCCATGGCCGATTGGTTGTTTAGTATGGATACAGCCGCCAATGGCAATCCCAGGGGGATCGGCCTCTCCATGTGGCGGTTCAACCTGGGAGCTGGCAGCAGCGAACAGGGCAGTGCCAGTGGCATCAGGGATGAATGGCGCAGGGCAGAATCTTTCCTGGAAGCCGATGGTAGTTATAACTGGAATAAACAAGCAGCACAGCAATGGTTCTTAAAGGCTGCCAAAGCAAGAGGCGTAAATGATTTCCTGGCTTTCTACAATAGCCCGCCCGTAGCTTTCACCAAAAACAAGCTGGCTTTTGCTGCGGTGAAGGGACAATGCAATATAGATAGTGCCAATTACCAGGCATTCGCAAACTATACGTTGAAGGCCCTGGAGGGCATTAAAAAGAGAACCGGTATCCATTTCAATTACATCAGTCCTGTTAATGAACCCCAATGGGATTGGAGTGATGGCGGTCAGGAGGGCTGCCCCTACACCAATCAGCAGATCAGTGGAGTGGTGAAAGCCTTGTCTAACGCCTTGCAACAAAATAGATCGGCAACTAAAATACTCATCACAGAAGCAGGCCATATCAAATACCTGCTGAAAGATGATGACAAGCCGGGCAAAGGCAATCAGCTGAACGATCTGCTGCAGCCTGCATCGGCCAGCTACGTTGGGAATTTGCCATCACTGGCGCCGGTGATAGCAGCCCATAGTTATTTCAGTACCTCTCCTTATCCTGCATCCGTTGCCCTGCGCAAACAATTGGCGGAGCGCGTGGCATCAGTAAAAGGACTGTCTTTCTGGCAATCTGAGTATTGCATATTGGGTGATAACGATGGAGAGATCAACGGCAACAAAAGAGATACCGGTATGAGACCTGCACTCTACCTGGCCCGTACCATCCACACCGACCTGGCAGTGGCCAATGCGGCAGCCTGGCAATGGTGGGTGGCTATTTCACCCTATAACTATAAGGATGGATTGATCTATATCGACCAGCATAAAACAGACGGCAACTTTTATGATAGTAAAATGCTGTGGGCCCTGGGCAATTACAGCCGGTTTATCAGGCCCGGTATGCAAAGGGTCGAAGCTTCCCTGCCGGGTGCAGACAGCACCTGTTTTGTATCGGCCTTCCAGGATGCCAGGAACAAGAAGACAGTGGTGGTGATCGTTAATACCGGTACGGCATCACAGGCTATAGAATTAGCCACCCTGGCTGGTAAAAAGACTAAACGCATTACACAACTGGAGACCTATACCACCAGCGTTGGTCAAAAGCTGGCCAGGCAACACGTATCAGGCCCCCTACAGGTAGCGCCGGAAAGCATTGTTACGTTGGTATTTAATAATAAATAA
- a CDS encoding RagB/SusD family nutrient uptake outer membrane protein, producing MQTSNNKYILGVVMLATLLFSCKKDFLEIQPTDRFPEETVITDTSVFEAYVINRYIGARLQDKEGDGTDPGFGRGFEYSMWSSITDESIYNNDDNTWTIQRGLLAPENLGMAGTIWPRSYRSIREVNFALNTLRTITMSQAHKDRLKAELQFIRAFRYHDLIRNYGGVVLMGDTALSLTDNLQNDAFFKRATLKESIDYTVAQLDAAAAVLPVNNDGNWPLGRATKGAALALKARLLLYAASPLYATGTWADAATAAQAVISMNKYGIYQDGYGKLFLTTDGNNEIIFARLYTKNANHTHLEIANGPNGYGGWGGNLPMQNLVDDYRMMDGTAITDPGTSYNPATPYANRDPRFYATILYNGATYRGATLETFTPGGKDSKDGPDNWNTSKTGYYLKKFMNDAYPLQNPWGNAGFQPWIYFRYAEVLLNYAEAANEAYGPDVVPAGSTFSARAAVNQVRARSGVNMPPVTAVSQTQLRDIIRSERRVELAFEEHRFYDVRRWKIADVTENKPAGGIIINKVGNNFTYTPKVALDGRKFLTQHYWLPIPRAEIQASGNKIKQNDNY from the coding sequence ATGCAAACCAGCAATAATAAATATATACTTGGTGTGGTAATGCTTGCCACCTTGTTGTTCTCCTGTAAGAAAGATTTTTTGGAGATACAACCTACCGACCGGTTCCCGGAAGAAACAGTGATCACCGATACCTCTGTTTTCGAAGCCTATGTAATTAACCGCTATATCGGCGCCCGCCTGCAGGACAAGGAAGGGGATGGTACCGACCCTGGATTTGGACGAGGGTTTGAATACAGCATGTGGAGTTCCATCACTGATGAATCTATCTATAACAATGATGACAATACCTGGACCATCCAGCGGGGTTTATTAGCACCGGAGAACCTGGGTATGGCCGGCACCATCTGGCCCCGCAGCTACCGCAGCATCCGTGAGGTCAACTTTGCGCTGAACACTTTGAGGACCATCACCATGAGCCAGGCGCACAAGGACAGGTTGAAAGCCGAACTGCAATTCATCCGCGCCTTCCGGTACCACGATCTTATCCGCAACTACGGTGGCGTTGTGCTGATGGGCGATACAGCATTGAGCCTGACCGATAACTTACAGAACGATGCATTTTTTAAAAGAGCTACCCTGAAGGAAAGTATTGATTATACAGTAGCCCAACTGGATGCAGCCGCTGCTGTTTTACCTGTTAACAATGATGGCAACTGGCCCCTGGGCCGGGCTACCAAAGGCGCTGCTTTAGCCCTTAAGGCAAGATTATTACTGTACGCTGCCAGTCCCCTGTATGCTACCGGCACCTGGGCAGACGCCGCTACTGCTGCGCAAGCCGTTATCAGCATGAACAAGTACGGCATTTACCAGGATGGCTACGGCAAATTGTTCCTTACCACCGATGGCAACAACGAGATCATCTTTGCACGCTTATATACCAAGAATGCCAACCACACCCACCTGGAGATCGCCAATGGTCCCAATGGCTATGGCGGCTGGGGCGGCAACCTGCCCATGCAAAACCTGGTAGATGATTACCGGATGATGGATGGTACAGCCATTACAGATCCCGGTACCAGTTACAACCCTGCTACTCCTTATGCTAACCGCGACCCGCGCTTTTATGCTACCATATTGTACAATGGCGCTACCTACCGGGGAGCTACCCTGGAAACATTTACCCCTGGTGGTAAAGACAGCAAGGACGGGCCTGATAACTGGAATACTTCCAAAACAGGTTATTACCTGAAGAAGTTCATGAACGATGCCTATCCCCTGCAAAATCCCTGGGGCAATGCCGGCTTCCAGCCCTGGATCTATTTCAGGTATGCGGAAGTGCTGTTGAACTATGCGGAGGCTGCCAATGAAGCGTATGGCCCCGATGTAGTACCTGCAGGCTCCACTTTTTCAGCGAGGGCCGCGGTAAACCAGGTGCGGGCGCGCAGCGGTGTTAATATGCCCCCAGTGACGGCTGTTTCACAAACACAGTTACGCGATATCATACGATCTGAAAGAAGGGTAGAGCTGGCTTTTGAAGAGCACCGTTTCTATGATGTGCGCAGGTGGAAGATAGCCGATGTGACAGAGAACAAACCGGCCGGTGGTATTATCATCAATAAGGTGGGCAACAATTTCACTTATACCCCCAAGGTAGCGTTGGATGGCCGGAAATTCTTAACCCAACATTACTGGTTGCCCATACCACGTGCAGAGATACAGGCATCGGGCAATAAGATCAAACAAAACGATAATTACTGA
- a CDS encoding SusC/RagA family TonB-linked outer membrane protein, giving the protein MRRLLPMGIAPKLVCFTLFCFLHFSLFAQQSVSGTIRSGDAPVAGVTVTVKGTKTAVLTDESGRFSINAPANATLVFSHVNYNSQERQAPASGTLDIQLELLNNSLGEVVVVGYNTQKKATLTGSISVVKGADMVKSPQPNLSNSLAGRFSGLVINNRGGEPGYDGSSFTIRGLATTGNNDVLIVVDGVPGQVGGLERLNPNDIESISVLKDASAAIYGSRAANGVILVTTKRGKTGKPVISASFNQGFSSPTRLPKMADAATYAAIANEVAYYNNKGGGLNQKYTQDEITKFANGSDPLNYPNTDWTKESLKKTALQNQANVSISGGSENVRYYVGAGTLYQDGLYKDGATKYKQYNFRSNIDANVTKDFKVSLYLSGREENRQYPTAGSGDIFRSIYRAYPTIQARYPNGLPSAGIEGNNPVMMATSIGGINKNPTQVFNGILKGSYNIAAVKGLSVDGFAAFDKSWSFGKSFATPYVLYTYNKASNTYSTRIAGGNNNAATINESQKNIAQATYNIKVNYQRSVGDHNFNAFVGYEQSEIKMDSFAASRINFLSTLTPELSQGGTAATDRDNAGKSYSFTRKSYFGKIAWDYNETYLAEVQMRIDGSSTFPKGNQYGYFPSVSAGWRISKESWFKNVSFVNDLKIRASYGALGNDNVGLFQYFTNYSIKPQFVVNGGGGAVIQPGLDLTKLKNVNIHWEDARKMDIGIEGTVFNDFNFELIYFRQKRSNILAIRNASIPFVSGIVNPFGSDPLVPSENIGKVNNQGIEATAGYNKKSGKLRYGITGNFTYAKSKIIFIDEAPGVLSYQKQTDQPLNTYLLYNAIGIYRTQDEIDKTPHLSGAQPGDLIYQDYNGDGKITADDQVRSKYGNIPLITYGAVLSVEYENFDLSAVFAGQAKVSQYVLPEAGEVGNFYSSWADNRWSPSNTNGSYPRVDTRTSASVNGGQYNNTFWLNNASFLRLKNVELGYNFTGKALSAIRLQSARFYVNAFNLFTITRVKDYDPEGNSGSGQFYPQQRIINVGVNVRF; this is encoded by the coding sequence ATGAGACGATTATTGCCAATGGGTATAGCCCCTAAACTAGTATGTTTTACCTTGTTTTGTTTTCTCCACTTTTCTCTTTTTGCACAACAATCAGTATCAGGTACGATCAGATCGGGTGATGCGCCGGTTGCCGGTGTTACCGTCACCGTAAAAGGCACAAAAACGGCCGTACTGACCGATGAATCGGGCAGGTTCAGCATCAATGCGCCGGCCAATGCTACCCTGGTTTTCTCCCATGTTAATTACAATTCCCAGGAAAGACAGGCGCCTGCCTCGGGCACGCTGGATATCCAGTTGGAATTGTTGAACAACAGCCTGGGGGAGGTAGTGGTAGTGGGCTACAACACCCAAAAGAAAGCGACCCTTACCGGCTCCATTTCTGTGGTAAAAGGAGCCGATATGGTGAAAAGCCCCCAGCCCAATCTTTCCAATTCACTGGCCGGCCGCTTTTCAGGTTTAGTGATCAATAACCGGGGTGGAGAGCCTGGTTACGATGGTTCTTCTTTTACCATTCGCGGTTTGGCTACAACCGGCAACAATGATGTGCTCATTGTGGTAGATGGCGTACCGGGCCAGGTAGGCGGACTGGAAAGATTAAATCCCAACGACATTGAAAGCATCTCGGTATTAAAGGATGCCTCAGCAGCCATTTACGGAAGCCGGGCCGCCAATGGCGTCATCCTGGTCACTACCAAAAGGGGTAAGACCGGCAAACCTGTCATCAGTGCCAGTTTCAACCAGGGTTTTTCATCACCCACCAGGCTACCCAAAATGGCTGATGCTGCTACGTATGCTGCTATCGCTAATGAGGTGGCCTATTATAATAATAAAGGTGGCGGACTGAACCAGAAATATACACAGGATGAGATCACCAAATTTGCCAACGGAAGCGATCCCCTCAACTATCCCAATACCGACTGGACCAAAGAAAGCCTGAAGAAAACAGCTTTGCAAAACCAGGCCAATGTATCCATATCAGGCGGCTCAGAGAATGTGCGTTACTATGTAGGTGCGGGTACCTTGTACCAGGATGGGTTGTACAAAGATGGCGCTACCAAATACAAGCAATACAATTTCCGGTCTAATATCGATGCCAATGTGACCAAAGACTTTAAAGTAAGTCTTTACCTGTCGGGCCGTGAAGAGAACAGGCAGTACCCCACGGCAGGCTCCGGTGACATCTTCCGTTCCATCTACCGGGCTTATCCTACCATACAGGCACGCTATCCCAATGGATTGCCATCTGCCGGCATTGAAGGCAATAACCCGGTGATGATGGCTACCAGCATCGGCGGTATCAATAAGAACCCTACCCAGGTGTTCAACGGCATCCTGAAAGGCAGTTATAATATTGCTGCTGTAAAAGGATTGTCAGTTGATGGATTTGCTGCCTTTGACAAATCCTGGTCCTTTGGCAAATCTTTTGCCACGCCTTATGTATTATATACCTATAATAAAGCCAGCAATACTTATTCCACCCGTATTGCAGGAGGTAACAATAATGCAGCTACCATCAATGAAAGCCAGAAGAACATAGCACAGGCTACCTACAATATCAAGGTCAACTACCAGCGTTCTGTGGGTGATCATAATTTCAATGCTTTTGTGGGTTACGAACAAAGCGAGATCAAAATGGATAGTTTTGCCGCTTCCCGCATTAACTTCCTCAGCACCCTTACCCCCGAATTATCACAGGGTGGTACAGCCGCTACCGACCGCGATAATGCCGGCAAAAGCTACAGCTTTACCCGCAAGAGCTATTTTGGAAAGATCGCCTGGGACTACAACGAAACCTACCTGGCCGAAGTGCAAATGCGGATTGATGGATCTTCCACTTTCCCCAAAGGCAACCAATACGGCTATTTCCCCTCTGTGTCCGCAGGCTGGAGAATTTCTAAAGAGTCCTGGTTCAAAAATGTATCTTTTGTCAACGACCTGAAAATAAGAGCTTCCTATGGTGCATTGGGCAATGACAATGTGGGACTGTTTCAGTATTTTACCAACTATTCCATCAAGCCCCAGTTTGTGGTGAATGGTGGCGGCGGAGCAGTCATTCAGCCCGGTCTTGACCTCACCAAGTTGAAAAATGTTAATATCCATTGGGAAGATGCGCGCAAAATGGATATCGGTATAGAAGGTACAGTATTCAATGATTTTAATTTCGAGCTCATCTACTTCAGGCAAAAACGTTCTAATATCCTGGCCATCCGCAATGCTTCCATTCCCTTCGTATCAGGTATTGTAAACCCTTTCGGGTCCGATCCCCTGGTGCCATCTGAGAACATCGGGAAAGTGAACAACCAGGGTATTGAAGCTACGGCAGGGTATAATAAAAAGAGTGGTAAGCTGCGTTATGGCATCACCGGTAATTTCACCTATGCCAAAAGTAAGATCATTTTCATTGATGAAGCCCCCGGCGTATTAAGCTATCAAAAACAAACCGATCAGCCCCTCAATACTTATTTATTGTACAACGCTATCGGTATCTACCGCACCCAGGACGAGATCGATAAAACACCTCACCTGAGCGGTGCACAACCCGGCGATCTGATCTACCAGGATTATAATGGCGATGGCAAGATCACGGCCGATGACCAGGTGAGAAGCAAATACGGCAATATTCCGTTGATCACCTATGGCGCTGTTCTATCAGTAGAGTATGAGAATTTTGACCTGAGTGCTGTATTCGCAGGTCAGGCAAAAGTGAGCCAATATGTATTGCCTGAAGCAGGAGAGGTAGGTAATTTCTACAGCAGTTGGGCCGATAACCGTTGGAGCCCTTCCAATACCAACGGAAGCTATCCACGCGTTGATACAAGGACTTCGGCTTCTGTAAATGGCGGACAGTACAACAATACTTTCTGGCTCAACAATGCTTCCTTCCTGCGTTTAAAGAATGTTGAGTTGGGCTATAACTTCACCGGCAAAGCCTTATCGGCCATACGCCTGCAATCCGCCAGGTTCTATGTGAATGCTTTCAACCTGTTTACCATTACCAGGGTGAAAGATTATGATCCGGAAGGTAATAGCGGCAGCGGTCAATTCTACCCGCAGCAAAGGATCATCAATGTAGGTGTAAACGTGAGGTTCTAA
- a CDS encoding AraC family transcriptional regulator: MPQKPSRKRQGFEGQKLIVLPQKIDSGFLMKDAITRQIYITDIGYYPKAHQHYVERPHGINQHIIIYCVEGRGWVTINKKKMDISPSHFIVIPARTAHKYGALENDPWTIYWVHFKGDIATFVVDLITNNSQNYLPYLSYNENRIKLFEEIYFNLEKGYSADNLRYVNMIFYHFLSSLLYEEKYNQAINSQAKDAITLTIEMMQKNINKHVSLNDLAAFSHLSVSHFSSMFRERTGFSPVEYFNHLKIQYSCQALAFSARPIKEIADELQFSDQYYFSRIFSRFMGMSPSVYRKRNKVATTG; encoded by the coding sequence ATGCCGCAGAAACCATCCCGCAAAAGACAAGGATTTGAAGGTCAGAAGCTGATCGTACTGCCTCAAAAGATAGATTCAGGCTTTCTAATGAAGGACGCTATCACCCGGCAGATCTATATTACTGACATTGGCTATTACCCCAAGGCGCACCAGCACTACGTGGAGCGGCCCCATGGCATCAACCAGCATATTATTATTTATTGTGTGGAAGGACGTGGATGGGTGACGATCAATAAAAAGAAGATGGATATCTCCCCCTCACATTTTATTGTAATACCTGCCCGTACTGCTCATAAGTACGGCGCGCTGGAAAATGATCCATGGACTATTTACTGGGTGCATTTTAAAGGGGATATCGCCACTTTTGTGGTGGACCTTATTACCAATAACTCACAGAATTACCTGCCTTATCTTTCTTACAACGAAAACCGCATCAAGTTGTTTGAAGAGATCTATTTCAACCTGGAGAAAGGATATAGTGCCGATAACCTGCGGTATGTAAATATGATCTTCTATCATTTCCTTTCGTCGCTGCTCTACGAGGAAAAGTATAACCAGGCGATTAATAGTCAGGCGAAGGATGCCATTACGCTCACTATAGAAATGATGCAGAAAAACATTAACAAGCATGTTTCCCTGAATGACCTCGCGGCCTTCTCGCATTTATCTGTATCGCATTTTTCTTCTATGTTCAGGGAAAGGACGGGCTTTTCACCAGTAGAATATTTTAATCATTTAAAGATCCAGTATTCCTGCCAGGCATTGGCCTTTAGCGCCAGGCCCATTAAAGAGATCGCGGATGAACTACAATTCTCCGATCAATATTATTTTTCCCGGATATTCTCGCGCTTCATGGGCATGTCACCTTCTGTATACCGGAAGCGTAATAAGGTGGCAACAACCGGGTAA